A region of Maridesulfovibrio sp. DNA encodes the following proteins:
- the greA gene encoding transcription elongation factor GreA has protein sequence MSNIPISKEGFAKIKEELAALKKERPEVIKAIAEAREEGDLKENGGYHAARERQGMLEAKINYIESRIPHFNVVDMTTLGGPKVTFGATVELEDIETGDEKKYTIMGPDESDFKKGIISIESPVGKALLGKEEGDEVVVNAPKGKIEYGIVSVNFNGPITQ, from the coding sequence ATGAGCAATATACCCATTTCAAAAGAAGGATTTGCAAAAATCAAAGAAGAGCTTGCAGCTCTGAAAAAGGAACGCCCTGAGGTAATCAAGGCAATTGCGGAAGCCCGCGAAGAAGGCGACCTGAAAGAAAACGGCGGCTACCATGCAGCACGTGAAAGACAGGGAATGCTTGAGGCCAAGATCAACTACATCGAATCACGGATTCCCCACTTCAACGTGGTGGATATGACAACCCTCGGCGGCCCCAAAGTCACCTTCGGCGCAACTGTCGAGCTGGAAGACATTGAAACCGGCGATGAAAAAAAATACACCATCATGGGACCGGATGAAAGCGATTTCAAAAAAGGGATTATCTCCATTGAATCTCCGGTGGGCAAGGCCCTGCTCGGTAAAGAGGAAGGCGATGAAGTTGTGGTCAATGCTCCCAAAGGCAAAATAGAATACGGCATTGTCTCTGTTAATTTTAACGGACCTATTACCCAGTAG
- a CDS encoding HD-GYP domain-containing protein — MSEEIIIIKKEDVRPGMYVQTYGTGTFKDPYVKVGKYIESQDDIAKYIPDDTEHVEILTGKSLPDLKYSCDKGSLTAEDSACNLAKGIPEARRVHEEALDYARKFIEDVRKGKTVAVEEAIPIVGQVIDSLGSNEPAALTLAFLKRYDEYTYTHSINVNLYSLLLGKALGLQRNELEMLGIAALFHDVGKGRIPSKVLNKPGKLTDAEFCIMKSHSQKGLDVLKGVEGLNNAILRGVVEHHERYNGSGYPHGVKGENIHPFARIIAISDVYDALTSVRVYKKAVTPAKTLSQMYKWKGTDFDPAYLNRFIRVMGIYPPGTLVQLDDLRFAIVLETNESKPRHPKVKVLFNDKMQPVLAECIDLDTYREDGSGLKVMRQPDPRSLGVDMQQLARFLV; from the coding sequence GTGTCTGAGGAAATCATAATTATAAAAAAGGAAGATGTTAGACCGGGTATGTATGTGCAGACATACGGAACCGGTACATTTAAAGATCCTTATGTGAAGGTAGGGAAGTATATTGAATCGCAGGATGATATCGCCAAATATATTCCCGATGATACCGAGCATGTTGAGATTCTGACAGGTAAGTCCTTGCCGGACCTGAAGTATTCCTGTGACAAAGGATCGCTTACTGCCGAGGACTCCGCCTGCAATCTGGCGAAAGGCATCCCCGAAGCGCGCCGGGTTCATGAGGAAGCTCTGGATTATGCCCGCAAGTTTATTGAGGACGTGCGTAAAGGCAAAACTGTTGCAGTTGAAGAGGCGATACCCATTGTCGGTCAAGTGATTGATAGTCTGGGCAGCAACGAGCCTGCGGCGCTGACCCTCGCTTTTTTAAAAAGATATGATGAATATACATACACCCACAGTATTAATGTGAACCTTTATTCACTGTTGCTGGGTAAGGCTCTCGGGTTGCAACGCAATGAATTGGAAATGCTCGGCATCGCGGCTTTGTTTCATGATGTCGGCAAGGGGCGTATTCCCTCTAAGGTGCTTAATAAACCCGGTAAGCTTACTGACGCCGAGTTTTGTATAATGAAAAGCCATTCCCAGAAGGGGCTGGATGTTTTGAAGGGTGTGGAAGGCCTTAATAATGCCATCCTGCGCGGGGTTGTTGAGCATCACGAGCGCTATAACGGGAGCGGTTATCCTCATGGTGTCAAAGGTGAGAATATCCATCCTTTTGCGCGTATAATCGCCATCAGTGATGTGTATGATGCCCTGACCAGCGTGAGGGTCTACAAGAAGGCGGTGACTCCGGCCAAGACCTTGAGCCAGATGTATAAATGGAAAGGTACTGATTTTGATCCGGCCTACCTGAACAGGTTCATACGGGTTATGGGTATATATCCTCCGGGAACCTTGGTTCAACTGGATGACCTCCGTTTCGCTATTGTTCTTGAAACCAATGAGTCAAAACCACGGCATCCGAAGGTCAAAGTGTTATTCAATGATAAGATGCAACCGGTTCTCGCAGAGTGTATTGATCTTGACACTTACCGGGAGGACGGCAGTGGTTTGAAGGTCATGCGGCAACCGGACCCCCGTTCGCTTGGTGTCGATATGCAGCAGCTCGCCCGGTTTTTGGTTTAA
- a CDS encoding glutamate synthase, translating into MCRLFALTSRDPISPMLAINALNTMKEGHDGSGVGLCLRGLGGRFEEELQGCPILSGIFTEAGLRRLEQYTMDHGFKSQYSILYTPETEPPAGTPVRGTYAAIAYKVPKGWNELPPAQQGQKLVEMRLELRKMGEEEGDIMVFSFWPDTIVVKEVGDPLEIGEWLQLGANRNLYARQILAQGRQNTNYAINLYACHPFFIEGVASMTNGENTAFIPIKEYMQSRNVPGYEGYQSDSEVFTHIAHYTTKRLGLDIRAYKHIITPLMDHEMADHPDREFLATLKRSCRKMIIDGPNCVIGTLDDGSMFMVQDRKKLRPGIVGGKDGIYAFSSEVCGIDAVIPDRDKSKDFQPMHLDTVIVGPDCKEIETCSQKDQLPRQL; encoded by the coding sequence ATGTGCCGTTTATTTGCGCTTACAAGTCGCGATCCGATTTCACCCATGCTGGCCATCAATGCCCTTAATACTATGAAAGAAGGTCATGACGGATCCGGCGTTGGTCTCTGTCTCAGGGGGCTGGGCGGTCGTTTTGAAGAAGAATTGCAGGGCTGTCCCATTCTTTCCGGTATCTTTACTGAAGCGGGCCTGCGCAGGCTGGAACAATACACCATGGACCATGGTTTCAAGTCCCAGTACAGCATCCTTTATACCCCGGAGACCGAACCGCCGGCCGGCACACCTGTTCGCGGAACATACGCAGCGATTGCTTACAAGGTTCCCAAGGGCTGGAATGAGCTGCCCCCCGCACAGCAGGGTCAGAAACTGGTGGAAATGCGTCTCGAATTGCGCAAAATGGGCGAGGAAGAAGGGGACATCATGGTCTTTTCCTTCTGGCCCGACACTATAGTAGTCAAAGAAGTGGGTGATCCCCTTGAGATCGGTGAATGGCTTCAGCTCGGTGCCAACCGCAATCTTTATGCCCGGCAGATTCTGGCTCAGGGCAGGCAGAACACCAACTACGCCATCAACCTTTATGCCTGCCATCCTTTCTTCATAGAAGGCGTAGCTTCCATGACTAACGGTGAGAACACAGCATTCATCCCCATCAAGGAATATATGCAATCCAGGAATGTGCCCGGCTATGAGGGCTACCAGTCCGACTCCGAAGTTTTTACCCACATAGCACATTACACCACTAAGCGTCTGGGACTCGATATCCGTGCCTACAAGCACATCATCACCCCGCTTATGGATCATGAAATGGCCGACCATCCGGATCGCGAATTCCTCGCGACCCTGAAGCGTTCCTGCCGCAAGATGATTATTGACGGCCCCAACTGTGTCATCGGGACCCTTGATGACGGCTCCATGTTTATGGTTCAGGACCGTAAAAAACTTCGTCCCGGCATTGTGGGCGGTAAAGACGGCATCTACGCCTTCTCTTCAGAAGTATGCGGAATAGATGCGGTTATTCCCGACCGTGACAAGTCCAAGGACTTCCAGCCAATGCACCTCGATACAGTAATCGTCGGACCCGACTGCAAGGAGATAGAAACATGCTCACAGAAAGACCAATTACCCCGTCAACTTTAG
- a CDS encoding glutamate synthase-related protein, whose translation MLTERPITPSTLGVKDLNWQIEWDKNLCTQCGRCTSVCPVNAIELGVFRKREIKTPASLLKKAENEYTVFYGIRQKTDPAYACIGCSMCNMVCPNNAIGPKREEGSTTQKFHNDRGGNPRTRGGRRNSGESLLDQIKFMRISMLTDPALDAGRHEFRLNTLLGRVQSPEESLKTYQDHGWKPPVREIYPLIIGGMSFGALSPNMWEGLQMGVAYLNEELNMPVRISTGEGGCPPRLLRSRFLKYVILQIASGYFGWDEIIHAIPEMKVDPCAIEIKYGQGAKPGDGGLLMWYKVNKLIAAIRGVPERVSLPSPPTHQTQYSIEESVAKMIQSMSMAWGFRVPVYPKISASSTSLAVLNNLTRNPYAAGLAIDGEDGGTGAAYNVSMNHMGHPIASNLRDCYNALVVTGKQNELPLIAGGGIGKSGNLAANAAALIMLGASAVQVGKYVMQAGAGCLGSEKDRCNVCNLGVCPKGITSQDPRLYRRLDPEKVAERVVDFYLSFDTEIKKIIAPLGRSTSLPIGMSDALGISDRDAAERLGIKYVV comes from the coding sequence ATGCTCACAGAAAGACCAATTACCCCGTCAACTTTAGGCGTTAAAGACCTGAACTGGCAGATCGAGTGGGACAAGAATCTCTGTACCCAGTGCGGTCGCTGTACTTCAGTCTGTCCGGTCAACGCCATTGAACTCGGCGTCTTCCGCAAGCGCGAGATTAAAACTCCCGCAAGCCTGCTGAAAAAAGCCGAGAATGAATATACAGTTTTTTACGGTATCCGCCAGAAGACCGACCCGGCCTACGCATGTATCGGCTGTTCCATGTGCAACATGGTCTGCCCCAACAATGCAATCGGTCCCAAGCGCGAAGAAGGTTCCACCACCCAGAAATTCCATAATGACCGTGGCGGCAATCCCCGTACACGTGGTGGACGCCGCAACTCCGGTGAATCCCTGCTGGACCAGATCAAATTCATGCGTATTTCCATGCTCACCGACCCCGCACTTGATGCCGGTCGTCATGAGTTTCGCCTGAATACCCTGCTGGGTAGGGTTCAGTCTCCTGAAGAAAGCTTGAAAACATATCAGGATCACGGCTGGAAGCCCCCGGTACGGGAGATCTATCCTTTGATTATCGGTGGTATGTCCTTCGGAGCACTTTCCCCGAACATGTGGGAAGGTCTGCAGATGGGGGTTGCTTACCTGAACGAAGAGCTGAACATGCCCGTTCGTATCTCCACAGGTGAGGGCGGATGTCCCCCGAGACTGCTCCGCTCCCGTTTTCTTAAATACGTAATTCTCCAGATTGCGTCCGGTTATTTCGGCTGGGATGAAATTATCCACGCCATTCCGGAAATGAAGGTCGATCCCTGTGCAATCGAAATCAAATACGGTCAGGGCGCAAAGCCGGGTGATGGCGGACTGCTTATGTGGTACAAGGTCAACAAGCTTATCGCCGCTATCCGCGGTGTTCCGGAGCGTGTCAGCCTGCCCAGTCCCCCGACACACCAGACCCAGTACTCCATTGAGGAGTCCGTTGCGAAGATGATCCAGTCCATGAGTATGGCCTGGGGATTCAGGGTCCCGGTCTACCCCAAGATTTCCGCTTCCTCCACATCGCTGGCGGTTCTTAACAACCTGACCCGTAACCCTTACGCCGCAGGTCTGGCCATTGACGGTGAAGACGGTGGTACCGGTGCGGCATACAACGTCTCCATGAACCACATGGGACATCCCATCGCCAGCAACCTGCGCGATTGCTACAACGCACTCGTTGTTACCGGTAAACAGAACGAACTGCCCCTCATTGCTGGCGGTGGTATCGGTAAGTCCGGCAACCTCGCTGCCAACGCTGCGGCCCTGATCATGCTCGGCGCAAGTGCCGTACAGGTCGGTAAGTACGTCATGCAGGCCGGTGCGGGTTGTCTCGGTTCCGAAAAGGACCGCTGCAATGTCTGTAACCTCGGTGTATGTCCCAAGGGCATCACCTCTCAGGACCCCAGACTTTACCGTCGCCTTGATCCTGAAAAGGTAGCCGAAAGGGTTGTTGACTTCTATCTGAGCTTTGACACTGAAATCAAAAAGATCATCGCCCCTCTGGGCCGCTCCACATCCCTTCCTATCGGTATGTCGGATGCACTTGGTATCAGTGACCGTGATGCTGCTGAAAGACTCGGCATCAAGTACGTGGTTTAA
- a CDS encoding FAD-dependent oxidoreductase: MATEKICISGLEEGARIESRILEERVQKAVADGARKLEIDAMGQHGIGGRLWISKEEPIEIDVIGTSGQRLGSKGFPGTVINVHGSVSDDVGWLNAGAEIIVHGNASNGACNAMAQGKVVVNGDIGARGMTMTKTNPRFDPPELWILGGVGDYFAEFMAGGTAVVCGYEAQNPENVLAFRPCVGMVGGRIFVRGPHGEFSTADAILEPITDADWEWLTTNLKENLAKIGREDVYDLLTVRKEWQLIRAKSPFEKTGRKRRSMSEFRSEVWDGELGQGGLIGDLTDLDRSPIPLIAHGDLRRFVPVWENRKYQAPCQSACPTGMPVQKRWQLVRDGLVDEAVDLALAYTPFPATVCGYLCPNLCMTGCTRGVKDMLSVDITKLGRDGVKSPVPELPPLSGKKVAVIGGGPAGISVAWQIRRKGHEAVVYDMADKLGGKITSAIPSSRIPKEVLDAELDRVSKVIPHVHMQKKLTADDFAELRQNNDAVVLAIGAQKPRMIPIPGHERILPALDFLKGAMKGKAEVGEKVVIIGAGNVGCDVATECARLGAKDILLIDIQKPAAFGKEREEAEHVGAKFRYPCFTQEVTEEGVVLKSGELLPADTVIMSIGDTPDIDFLPDTIALDRGHIVVNEDYQTTEPGVYAIGDAVRPGLLTHAIGHGRETAETIDEVFTGKRPHAEPKEVIDYKRMTLEYFDPRLTEFKNVQECAQECSSCGSCRDCGLCETVCPQAAISRKSGEGKDFEMVCDSEKCIGCGFCANVCPCGIWNLVENSPLG, encoded by the coding sequence ATGGCAACAGAAAAAATATGCATCAGCGGTCTTGAAGAAGGCGCCCGTATTGAATCCCGCATCCTTGAAGAGCGGGTTCAAAAAGCGGTGGCCGACGGAGCCCGCAAGCTTGAAATAGACGCCATGGGCCAGCACGGCATTGGCGGAAGGCTTTGGATTTCCAAGGAAGAACCCATTGAAATTGATGTTATCGGTACTTCCGGTCAGCGTCTCGGCTCCAAGGGTTTTCCCGGAACAGTAATCAACGTTCACGGTTCGGTTTCCGATGACGTAGGTTGGCTCAACGCCGGTGCTGAAATCATTGTCCACGGCAATGCTTCCAACGGCGCATGTAATGCCATGGCTCAAGGTAAAGTCGTTGTAAACGGCGATATCGGTGCCCGCGGCATGACCATGACCAAAACCAACCCCCGTTTTGATCCGCCCGAACTCTGGATTCTCGGAGGCGTTGGAGACTATTTTGCCGAATTCATGGCCGGCGGTACTGCTGTCGTCTGTGGTTACGAGGCCCAGAATCCCGAGAATGTCCTCGCTTTCCGTCCTTGTGTCGGTATGGTTGGCGGACGTATTTTTGTCCGCGGACCCCACGGCGAATTCTCTACTGCCGATGCCATCCTTGAGCCTATCACTGATGCTGACTGGGAATGGTTGACCACCAACCTTAAAGAGAATCTTGCCAAAATCGGTCGTGAAGATGTTTATGATCTCCTCACCGTGCGCAAGGAATGGCAGCTCATCCGCGCCAAGTCTCCTTTTGAAAAGACCGGGCGCAAACGTCGTTCCATGTCCGAATTCCGTTCCGAAGTATGGGACGGTGAATTGGGACAAGGCGGTCTTATCGGCGACCTGACCGACCTTGACCGTTCTCCTATTCCGCTGATTGCCCATGGTGATCTGCGCAGGTTCGTTCCTGTATGGGAAAACCGCAAATATCAGGCTCCATGCCAGTCCGCTTGTCCTACAGGGATGCCGGTCCAGAAGCGCTGGCAACTGGTCCGTGACGGTCTTGTTGATGAGGCTGTGGACCTTGCCCTTGCATACACACCTTTCCCGGCAACTGTCTGCGGTTACCTCTGTCCCAACCTCTGCATGACCGGTTGTACCCGCGGCGTGAAAGACATGCTCTCCGTGGATATCACCAAGCTGGGCCGCGATGGAGTGAAGAGCCCCGTTCCCGAACTGCCGCCTCTTTCTGGTAAGAAAGTAGCCGTTATCGGCGGTGGACCGGCCGGTATTTCCGTTGCTTGGCAGATTCGCCGCAAAGGTCATGAAGCTGTTGTCTACGACATGGCTGACAAACTCGGCGGCAAGATCACTTCTGCTATCCCTTCCAGCCGTATTCCCAAGGAAGTGCTGGATGCGGAGCTTGATCGTGTATCCAAGGTCATCCCTCACGTCCACATGCAGAAAAAGCTCACTGCTGATGATTTTGCTGAACTGCGTCAGAACAACGATGCTGTTGTACTGGCTATCGGAGCGCAGAAACCGCGCATGATCCCCATTCCCGGTCATGAACGCATCCTTCCTGCTCTTGATTTTCTCAAGGGTGCCATGAAGGGTAAAGCAGAAGTTGGCGAGAAGGTGGTTATTATCGGTGCTGGTAACGTCGGTTGTGACGTTGCCACTGAATGCGCCCGTCTCGGAGCCAAAGATATTCTACTTATTGATATCCAGAAGCCTGCAGCATTCGGTAAGGAGCGCGAAGAGGCCGAGCATGTCGGTGCGAAGTTCCGTTATCCCTGTTTTACTCAGGAAGTTACCGAGGAAGGCGTGGTGCTCAAGTCCGGTGAACTGCTCCCGGCTGATACCGTAATCATGTCCATCGGTGATACCCCGGATATCGATTTTCTGCCTGATACCATCGCCCTCGACCGTGGGCATATCGTGGTTAACGAAGATTACCAGACCACCGAACCCGGTGTTTACGCCATCGGTGATGCTGTGCGCCCCGGCCTGTTGACTCATGCCATCGGGCATGGCCGCGAAACAGCAGAAACAATTGATGAAGTATTTACCGGCAAGCGTCCTCACGCTGAACCTAAAGAGGTCATTGATTATAAACGCATGACTCTTGAATACTTTGATCCGCGCCTGACTGAATTCAAGAATGTTCAGGAATGTGCTCAGGAATGTTCTTCCTGCGGTTCCTGCCGAGATTGCGGTCTTTGTGAAACCGTCTGTCCGCAGGCGGCGATCTCCCGCAAAAGCGGTGAAGGCAAGGATTTTGAAATGGTCTGTGATTCCGAGAAATGCATCGGTTGCGGTTTCTGCGCCAATGTCTGCCCCTGCGGTATCTGGAATCTCGTGGAGAACAGTCCTCTCGGCTAA
- a CDS encoding RluA family pseudouridine synthase — protein sequence MSNSERLDIVYADRKIVVVNKPSGLLSVPGRGPENQDCVVARVQKMYPECRKFPTVHRLDMDTSGLLVLGLTARAVRELVEQFQKRQVKKRYVALLDGIVKEDSGVIEMAFRLDPYNRPYQVYDPIHGKLGITHWRKLSIEDGKTRVEFTPLTGRTHQLRVHSAHPQGLGCPIVGDRLYGSGTEPGQLKLHAGYLCFEHPKTKERMEFEIAPLF from the coding sequence ATGAGCAACTCAGAACGTTTAGATATTGTTTATGCGGATCGAAAAATCGTGGTGGTCAATAAGCCCAGCGGCCTTCTTTCTGTTCCCGGACGTGGACCGGAAAATCAGGATTGCGTTGTCGCAAGGGTACAGAAAATGTACCCCGAATGCCGGAAGTTTCCCACTGTGCATCGTCTGGATATGGATACTTCAGGACTGCTGGTACTGGGACTTACTGCACGGGCGGTGCGCGAACTGGTGGAGCAATTTCAAAAACGGCAGGTAAAAAAACGCTACGTCGCCCTGCTGGACGGCATAGTAAAGGAAGACAGCGGGGTAATCGAAATGGCCTTCCGGCTTGATCCATACAATCGCCCGTATCAGGTCTACGACCCCATTCACGGCAAGCTGGGCATAACCCACTGGCGAAAGCTGAGCATTGAGGATGGCAAAACCCGCGTGGAATTCACTCCGCTCACCGGACGTACCCATCAATTAAGAGTCCATTCCGCTCATCCGCAAGGACTTGGCTGCCCCATTGTGGGAGATAGGCTCTACGGTTCAGGGACAGAACCGGGACAGCTCAAATTGCATGCAGGATATCTCTGCTTTGAGCATCCAAAAACCAAAGAAAGGATGGAATTCGAGATTGCGCCGTTGTTCTAG
- a CDS encoding NirD/YgiW/YdeI family stress tolerance protein yields the protein MSVLFLLLLVIVAAAATSETLDFKSKDVTTVAEARVSGADTKAVVKGHIVRKINDNKYVFQDKTGEIIIDLTPKAGSLPVDVNAEIEIEGRVEQDLVFAGIEAQKISVIN from the coding sequence ATGAGCGTACTATTTCTTTTGCTTCTGGTTATTGTGGCTGCAGCAGCAACCTCTGAAACTCTGGATTTCAAATCCAAGGACGTAACCACCGTAGCTGAAGCTCGTGTGTCCGGTGCTGACACCAAGGCTGTTGTAAAAGGGCACATCGTAAGAAAGATCAATGACAATAAATACGTTTTTCAGGACAAGACCGGCGAAATCATAATCGACCTCACTCCGAAAGCGGGATCCCTCCCCGTTGACGTTAATGCTGAGATCGAGATTGAAGGCAGGGTCGAGCAGGACCTCGTCTTCGCCGGAATCGAAGCCCAGAAAATATCCGTTATCAACTAA
- a CDS encoding ATP-binding protein, producing the protein MRDSLRFKISIGTGLILLLFFFLLGYYIVDSQKRMLEDNLYEHGNRIAALAARSCAEYLPRFSFFLIEDLALSIEQSPQVAFCEIYNREGSPILQSGNIVSKSHISKNKPTYGADVLIVSKPIISGNEHIGRVEIGMRLDKARQEIQENTFSLIILFSACMLCTIITLDAFFQRILISPLRMLANNTRKIARRKFVTVDVGKRMDEIGILALNFNHMSRNLESLYKNLEVNVQERTHELETANRKLVKAIAKSEAMAVEAAKGTLAKSQFLAAMSHEIRTPMNAILGMAEILADSSLDDEQKGFVEILQESGESLLHLINEILDLSKIEAGEIPFERKDLNIDRLIGKAFKVTAHAGHGKGLELSYNINRDVPEQLLGDPTRLQQIFVNLIGNAIKFTERGFVVVESSLVQGQDANGSANIMNIHFAVKDSGIGIEEDKLDSIFDRFTQADSSTTRKYGGTGLGLSICKSLCEAMGGKIWIESRKGFGTTIHLEMPLEKDPRSSVESSPLRGKSVLIINDQDYSRQALAIRLSKRTKRISKAQNMEEGRSFIVNSIKSNTPYDLVIVRGGIHGWKQQKTLNELRGMEIDEEKIILVTTVGQDYIEEFNGSVLLAPVDIHSLETASKKSLDKNRKQPSAPIQHTGRIRPLDILLVEDNKANCMLIQLFFKDMPHKLKIAHNGAEGLEQARTNKFDLVFMDIEMPVMDGYECTRKIRLWENQTETRPSIIVALTAHALTEAREKIIEAGCDSFLTKPISKDKIISTINELCNPYFT; encoded by the coding sequence ATGAGAGATAGCTTACGGTTTAAAATTTCCATAGGCACAGGACTGATCCTGTTGCTCTTCTTTTTCCTGTTGGGATATTATATTGTCGATTCCCAGAAAAGGATGCTTGAGGACAACCTCTATGAGCACGGCAACCGGATTGCCGCGCTGGCCGCGCGCTCATGTGCGGAGTATCTGCCCAGATTCAGTTTTTTCCTTATCGAAGACCTAGCCCTGTCCATTGAACAATCCCCGCAGGTGGCTTTCTGCGAAATTTACAACCGGGAAGGTTCACCTATCCTGCAATCAGGGAACATTGTCTCCAAATCTCATATTTCAAAAAATAAGCCCACTTACGGGGCAGACGTTCTCATCGTATCAAAACCCATAATCAGCGGAAATGAACATATAGGACGGGTTGAGATCGGCATGCGCCTTGATAAGGCTCGCCAAGAGATACAGGAAAACACATTCAGCCTGATCATATTGTTCAGTGCCTGTATGCTCTGCACCATCATCACACTTGACGCTTTTTTTCAACGTATCCTGATTTCACCGCTGCGTATGCTTGCCAACAACACCAGAAAAATCGCACGACGCAAATTTGTTACAGTTGATGTCGGCAAACGCATGGATGAAATCGGGATTCTGGCCCTCAATTTCAACCACATGAGCCGTAATCTGGAAAGCCTTTATAAGAATCTGGAAGTCAACGTACAGGAACGGACCCATGAACTCGAAACCGCAAACCGCAAACTGGTCAAAGCCATTGCCAAATCCGAAGCCATGGCAGTGGAAGCCGCCAAGGGGACATTAGCCAAATCCCAATTTCTGGCAGCAATGAGCCATGAAATCCGTACCCCCATGAATGCAATTCTGGGCATGGCAGAAATTCTGGCTGACTCCAGCCTTGATGATGAGCAAAAAGGATTTGTTGAAATCCTGCAGGAATCAGGAGAATCTCTGCTTCACCTGATCAATGAGATCCTTGACCTGAGCAAAATTGAAGCCGGTGAAATTCCTTTTGAGAGGAAAGACCTCAATATTGACAGGCTTATCGGCAAGGCCTTCAAGGTGACCGCCCATGCCGGACATGGCAAGGGGCTGGAGCTTTCATACAATATCAACCGTGATGTACCCGAACAACTTCTCGGAGACCCTACAAGGCTGCAGCAGATTTTCGTTAACCTTATCGGTAATGCCATCAAGTTCACTGAACGAGGATTCGTTGTAGTGGAAAGCTCACTCGTTCAGGGGCAGGATGCAAACGGCTCCGCCAATATCATGAACATCCATTTTGCGGTCAAAGACAGCGGCATAGGTATTGAAGAAGACAAGCTGGACTCGATTTTTGACCGCTTTACGCAGGCAGACTCCTCCACCACCCGCAAATATGGAGGTACAGGCCTGGGGCTTTCCATCTGTAAATCCCTTTGCGAGGCTATGGGCGGTAAAATATGGATAGAAAGCCGCAAGGGATTCGGCACCACAATCCATCTGGAAATGCCCCTTGAAAAGGATCCGCGAAGTTCAGTGGAAAGTTCACCCCTGCGCGGCAAATCCGTGCTGATCATAAATGATCAGGATTATTCCAGACAGGCACTGGCCATACGTCTGAGCAAAAGGACAAAACGAATCAGCAAAGCCCAGAATATGGAAGAAGGGCGCAGTTTCATTGTAAACAGCATCAAATCAAACACCCCCTATGATCTGGTTATTGTACGCGGAGGAATTCACGGCTGGAAACAGCAAAAGACCCTAAATGAATTACGGGGCATGGAAATAGATGAAGAAAAAATCATCCTGGTCACTACTGTTGGACAGGATTATATTGAAGAATTCAACGGCAGTGTCCTGTTGGCACCCGTAGATATACATTCCCTTGAAACTGCTTCCAAAAAATCTTTGGACAAAAACAGGAAACAGCCATCGGCTCCGATTCAGCACACCGGAAGAATTCGTCCCCTCGACATCCTTCTGGTAGAAGACAACAAAGCCAATTGCATGTTGATCCAGCTTTTTTTCAAGGACATGCCGCACAAACTGAAAATCGCGCATAACGGGGCGGAAGGATTGGAACAGGCCCGCACCAACAAATTCGATCTTGTATTCATGGATATTGAAATGCCTGTAATGGACGGCTATGAGTGTACCCGCAAGATACGCTTGTGGGAAAACCAGACAGAAACAAGGCCAAGCATAATCGTGGCCCTTACTGCCCACGCCCTGACTGAGGCAAGGGAAAAAATCATTGAGGCCGGATGTGACTCTTTCCTGACCAAACCCATCTCCAAAGATAAAATCATCAGCACTATCAACGAACTTTGCAACCCTTACTTTACTTAG